The segment CAAAGTGATGAGCCTTATTCATTCGTCGGGGAGTATCCGCTTAAGCCATTCCCGATCACAGAAGAGTGGAGCGGAGACTCGGTTACATACACTGTGCAGCCGCTGGAATGCCGGGGCTACAGCATGCGGCTGGTCAAGACATTGAAGCTTGAAAATAACCGGCTGGATATTTCCTACATGATAGAGAATACAGGGACCGAAGCGCTGCGGATTGAAGAGTATATTCATAATTTTGTCGGCATTGATGGGGCGCTCGTAGGGACGGATTATGAGCTTAAGCTGCCGGGAACGCCGCAGATCGTGGCCCCGGAATCGGCGTATACGGAGAATTTGCTCAGCATAGACGGGAATAGCCTGACATGGGCCGGGGAAACGGACCGCCAATTCTATTGCAGACTCGAAGGCTGGGAGCAGGCGGAGGCGGACTATTACTGGGAGCTGATCCATAAGCCTACTGGAGCCTGCATCAGAGAGAGCGGAGATTTCGCTGCTGAGCGGATTGCGCTGTGGGGAGACAAGCATGTGATTTCACCTGAAGTTTTTGCTGACATCACTATTTTACCGCGTCACAGCAAGGGGTGGAGCCGCAGTTACCTGTTTTCAGCCTTCTGATTGCGGTCTAGCTTACCTCATATGTGAATAATTATACTTGCTGGTGTTTATCGTTATCTGCTATCATAGCGATATCCATATTAATAGGAGAGAAAGGGTGGGAGTTATTTTGAGCAAGAGAGCATACAATTTTAATGCCGGTCCGGCAGCATTGCCGCTGGCAGTATTGGAACGTGCACAGGCGGAGTTCGTTGAATTCCGGGAGAGCGGAATGTCCATTATGGAGATGTCGCACCGCGGGGCGATATACGAATCCGTGCATAATGAAGCTCAGGAACGCCTGCTTTCGCTCCTCGGCAATCCGCAGGGCTACAAGGTATTGTTCATCCAGGGCGGAGCAAGCACACAGTTCGCCATGGTTCCGATGAACCTTATCGCTGAAGGCCAGGTCGGCAGCTATGTCATGACAGGAAGCTGGGCGGACAAAGCCCTGAAGGAAGCCAAGCTGACAGGCGGCGGCCATGTAGCCGCATCCTCCGCAGACAAGAAATTCCTGGCTATTCCCGAGCTTAGCAGCATCAAGGCTGCGGACAATGCGGCTTACCTGCATATCACCTCGAATGAGACGATTGAAGGCACACAGTATGCACAGTATCCTGATGCCGGTAACATTCCGCTGGTTGCCGATATGTCCAGTGATATTCTGAGCCGCGACTTCGATGTGAACCAATTCGGCCTGATCTATGCCGGTGCACAGAAGAATCTCGGACCGTCGGGCGTTACCGTAGTGATTGCCAAGGAAGAGCTGATCGCAAGTTCTCCGGCGAATATTCCGACGATTCTGCGGTATGATACTCATTACAAGAACAACTCTCTCTACAATACGCCGCCATCCTTCTCTGTATATATGGTTAACGAAGTGTTAAAATGGATTGAGGAACAGGGCGGGCTTGCCGGCACTGAAGCCAAGAACCGTGACAAAGCAGGTCTCCTGTATGATTATATCGACGGCAGCGACGGCTTCTACCGCGGAGTTGCGGAAGAAGGCAGCCGTTCCATCATGAATGTAACGTTCCGGATGCAATCGGAGGAGCTGGAGAAGCAGTTCATCAAAGCTTCCGAAGCCGAAGGCTTTGTCGGCCTCAAGGGACACCGCAGCGTAGGCGGCTTACGGGCTTCGATCTACAACGCCGTTCCGCATGAGAGCGTGAAGGCACTGGCTGATTTCATGAAGCATTTCCGGCAAACTCAAGGGTAATCTAAGAACGTTCCTGACCTTCCGCCTGGCAGCGGAAGGTTTATATGTTTTGGGGTCCCCCAAAGTACCTGAGTCATCATCGAAGCTAAAGCCCCACTTTGTGGGGTTATTTTGCCCATAGCCAGGATCACCTAAGCCCGGCCTGTAACTGCAAGCAGCATCAAGAATACATCACAGGGCCATGGAAGGCACTGCGGATACTTACGCCGCCGCACTCCTTAAGACCCTACAGAGGGGAAGCATCAGACTTATGGCATTACACATTGTGCTGGTGGAACCGGAAATACCGGCGAATACCGGCAATATCGCCCGTACCTGTGCGGCCACAGGAACCCATCTCCATCTCGTACACCCGCTGGGCTTCCGCACAGACGATGCTACACTGAAGCGTGCCGGACTCGATTATTGGCATGCAGTGAATATTGAATATCATAATTCCTTCAGTGAAGTATTGGAGAAGTATCAGGAAGGGCGGTTCTTCTACGCGACTACCAAGGCCAAGAAGCGCTATAGCGATTTCGCCTTCCGGGATGGAGACTTCTTCGTGTTCGGGAAAGAAACCAAGGGGTTGCCGGCAGAGATCCTGGAGGCTGGTCAGGAAACGGCGATGCGGATGCCGATGAGCGAGGCGGTCAGATCGCTTAATTTATCCAATTCGGCAGCGATTGTGGTCTATGAAGCGCTCCGGCAGCTCGATTTCCCACAACTTTTCTAAAAGTTGACATCATTTTTTATTTTTTTCAGCAGGATTCGACATTTTAGTAACGAAATAGTTGATTAGTGCCGAAGAAAGTAATAGGGTACGTGAACTTGGATGTCAGAAATGGCACTACTAATCATAAGTTGAACAGGAGAGTGTAAGTTAGATATGAAACCTGCTGGCGTTGTACGTAAAGTAGATCAGCTGGGTAGAATTGTTCTGCCTAAGTCTCTGCGTAAAAGGTATCAAATGAATGAAGGGGATCCTGTAGAAATTCTTGTTCAGGGCGACCACATTATTCTGGAGCGTTACCGTCCGAAGTGTGTCTTCTGCGGATCGATGGAAGGCGTAAGTGAATATAAAGACCGTTACATTTGTTCAAGCTGCCTTACCGAGATGACCCAACTGCCAAAACACGCGTAAGCGTAGAGCGCATCAATTATCTACATAGGGTAAAACGCGTAAGCGCGTCTTATAACATGGATGCTGGTTGGACTCGGCTTCAGTGAATAGTGAAGAACACAAAAAGAGCGCCGCACACATCAGTGCGGTGCTCCTTTTTGTGGTATACGTCCATCAGATTGTTCGCGGAGGGCGTGTCACAGCCCCTTAGTCTTGTCGTCGTTGTAGGAAGAAGTAAGAATACCAGCCAGAAACAGTACAAATACCAGGGTCACGATCCAAAAAGTCAGGGAGAACGACATGCAGGCACCTCCATTATTGACGATCTTCGTTACCCTGAGTATACCCTTTTAATCTGTAAAAATAAATGAAAATGTGATATTTAGCATTGACGGTTATACTCGGAATTACTTGAAGAACAAGAAATTGGTTGGGACGCGGCGCAAATTGCCGTCGGAAGGTCTGTTTATGACCTTGCCGCGGAAAATCATGGACGATGAGCCGCCGCCGTCCAGGTTATAAGCATCGATGACGCCGAGATTGTACAGCTTATCCTGCAGCTCAGCCAGTGTAGCTCCCGAGTTACCGTTCTCGTTATATCCGTCAGCGACCAGAATCAGCAGCTGATTATCCTTGTAGTTACCGATGATGGTCCGCGGTGCCCGCTTCGGGGCCAGCTGCCATTTCAGCGGAATGGCTGTCTTGCTCTGATTCTTCAGCAGCACAGGGACAAAGGTTGCTCCGAATACCGGCTCCAGCTGATCGAGCTGGTCACGGCTGGTGAATTTGCCGCCGATCAGCTGGCCGGATTTGTTCAGGCCGACGAAGCTGAGATCCTTGTAGCTGGGCTCGAAGCCGTACAGATATTCTCCGCCGACGATGGTGGTCGAGAGCGGATAACGCTTGCCGTTCTGATCAGCGAAGCCGCCGGCATTAATACCGGCCGAGGCACCGTAGCGGTTCACGGCCTGCAGTGTGGTCTCGGAAGCGCCCGTGCCGTCACCGGCCAGGCTCATCTTCATGGCTGAGGAATCCTTCAGCTTAATCTTCATTGCGTATGCTGTATAGTTGCCGGGGTTCAGCCGGTATAATTCAATGGTAATCCGGTCGCTGCTGATCACATCGGCAGGAATGCCGAGCCGGGAACTAATCCGGCGGTTGTAGATCCGCTCAGGACGGGAGGTCTGGGCCGTTGCTGTGCTGACCAGTGCGTTCATAGCGTTCGTGGTCTGCTTGTAGAGCTGTGCGCTGGTACCGATAGAGTCTATGGTGTAAGCGGCATAGCTCTTGGCCACAGCCAGGTCCTGCTTCAATTGCGCGGTTTCATTCACGGGTCCGGGGTCAGCTGCGAAGGGGGCGGTATTCAGCTTAAGCTCAAGCGGAGGCTGGTACAGCCACAGACAGAGCAGCAGTCCGAACAATGGAGCGGTCAGGAGCATGAAGAACCGGTTCACTCTTTTGACAGGAGTCATCATTTCAGCAGATCCATCTCTTTCTTGAGCGTATCAAGCTGTTTCTTGACCTCGCTTAATTGCGTGTACAGCTTGTTGCTGTTGTCCGTCTTGTTACTGGCATTATCCTTGGTGAAGGTCAGCAGCTCGTTGAATGTCTGCACGGTGCTCTGAAGCTCCTTCACTTGTTCTGACAGGACGGCGATCTTCGACTCGTAGTCGGTCTTCAAAACGGTAAGCTGCTGCTGGCTTTGAGAGCCAAGCTCGCTCAGCACCTGATCCTTCAGATGATTGGTGTAGCTGTACACGGCGTATACGCCGGCTGTGATCATCAGAATCCAGAACAGTAGAAACCATTTGACGGACGAGCCGCTTCTCTCTGCACTCCGGCGAGAGTGTACCCGGGTCGATTCCGCTAGCGGTTGCATTTCATCACCTCAAGCCATATTTTTCAAGATAAGAATTTACATGTTTCGGGGTCCCCGCAAAGTATCTGAGTAAACATTGAAGCCAAAGCCTCACTTTGTGGGGTTATTTTTCAAGTCCTCATTCTATCAGACTTTCAGGTTTTTCGCAAAAGTGAAAGAGCCGCGCAGAAACGACAAAAAGTAATTGCATCCTGTTAAACTACTGCGATACAATTTCTATAGATTGGAATATCTGATGGACGTATTCAAGGTAAAAGTAGGAAGAATAGACTTATGACAGCATAGATCCTTGCTTGCGTGTTGACGGGAAACGCTTACAGCGCTTTCCATTCTGGAAAATTATATAGATAGCAGGAGGTCTGGGCATTAATGACGAAGGTCTGGCAGGTGGTCATCGTGGGATGTCATCCCACAAGTATGCTGGGAACAAAATTAATTCTGGAAGATGAGGAGGGACTGACGGTAGACGGCATGTTCGCTACCTGGGAAGAATGTCTCGCGGGCATGGAGGAATTAAGGCCTGATCTGGTGCTGAGTGATTATCAGATGCACGATGGAACCGTAGAACAGGTGCTGCCGGATATGAAAAAAAGCTCACCTTGCTCCCACATTATTATCATGACGGAGGAGAACGATAAGGAGATATTCCTGCCCCTGATTGAACTGGGAGCGAGCGGGGTATTGTCGAAGGGAGCCACTCCGGGTCAGCTTCTGCAGATGATCCGCGGCATCCGTGAAGGGTTCCTCTCCATTCCGCTGGAATGGATTGAAAAGGGCTTCCGTCCGGTAGCCTCCTCCAGAGGACTGGAAGGCGTCTTGCAGCTGACACAGACGGAGATGTTCATCATGGAACGCATTGTGCAAGGAATTACATACGACAAAATCGCACTTGAAATTGAAGTCAGCCGCCGTTCGATTGATAACTACCTGCGCAAGATTTATGTGAAGCTGGAAGTATCGACAAGAGCGCAGGCGATTGAGAAGTTCGCGCTTTTCTCAAGACAGAACAAGCAAATCTACGCATAATCCCTGTATTACGACATAATAGCATCAGGACTGGAATATTCTTAAACCAGATAAAGGGGGGAAGCGTATGAAGTATGAGTTTTCATCGCGCGCACATACATTGTTATCTTCACCGCTGCTGAGTATCCGTAAGGAGACACGCCGGGGTACGCTGATCTCGCTGGCCGAGGAGCTCCCGGCTGAAGAATTATTTCCGCTGTCACTGCTGTCTGAGGCGGCATCCACCGTAATCTCCACAGATGCAAGTGCGCTGCAGTACGGGGAGCCTGAAGGGTATGGCCCGCTCCGCGAATGGCTGACCGGAGACTGGCTCCGCAGCAAAGGAGTGGCGGTAGCCGATGGCGGAGTGCTGCTGACAACGGGCAGCCAGCAGGCCATTGACCTGCTGTGCAGGGTATACATTGATCCCGGGGATCATGTGCTGGTTGAGAATCCGACTTCACCCGGTATTCTGCAGGCGCTGCGCATGCAGGGAGCCGTCATTATTCCGGTCCAGGGGGATGGAGACGGCCTGCTGCCGGATCATCTGCGCCGAACGATCCGCAGCTATAGGCCCAAGATGCTGTTCGCTGCGCCAAGCTTCACCAATCCCAGCGGAGTGCTCTGGAGTCTTGCCCGGCGGCAAGAGATTCTGGAGCTGTGCATCTCACATAATGTGCTGATCGTAGAGGATGATTCCTATGGCGATCTGCACTTCCAGCGGAGTGAGGGGCATCCCTCCAAGAAATATCCTACTCTATACGCGTTGGAGAATGTCAGCGAAGGCGGGCATGTGCTATACATCGGCTCCTTCAGCAAGACGGTCGCGCCGGCGCTGCGGACGGGCTGGGCGGCGGGAAGCCGCGAGCTAATCGGCATGATGGCTGCCGCCAAGCAGATGGCGGACTGGCAGTCCAGCTCGCTGAACCAGCGGCTGCTGCATCATCTGCTCAGTGTGTCGGCCTTTGATCTGCGGGAGCATATCGCTCTGCTGAACCGCGAATACAATACCCGCCTGAAGCTGATGGCGGAGCTGCTGAAGCGTCCGGCCTGGAAGAACAGCGTCTACGACATGCCGGCCGGCGGCATGTTCCTCTGGGTATCGCTGCCTGAAGGCCTGGACGCGATGGCTCTGCTGCGTGCTTCGCTAACCAAGGGGGTAGCCTTCCTGCCTGGTCCGCTCTGCAGTGTAAGCGGAGGCTCGGACCGCATCCGGCTCAACTTCAGCCATCCCGGCCGTGATGAGCTGCTGCTGGGAATGAACCTGATGAGTGAAGCGGTGACCGAGTTCACGGCGCGCAGCTAGGTGAGAAGGAACGGGCGCAAATATGGCTTCACGGAAATTGAGCGGATTTTCATTTGAATTTTACCGGATGCTATGTTAGGCTGGAGTCAATTAAATCTTCCATAAACATATCGTTTACTGGATTGTTACTGGCCGTGCCAGGCAAAACCTAAACTGATGGTGACTGATTTGAACCCGTTCACCGGGCTCGATGATCTTGCCATAGGTTTAGGTTTTTCTGTTATATAGGCCATGCAGAAAGATCATAATGAAAAGGGGTAAGGACTATGGCTACAGTACTTAACGGATTTCCTGAGCATTTCTTATGGGGCGGCGCAACCGCTGCCAATCAGCTGGAGGGCGCTTTTGATCAGGGGGGCAAAGGGCTGTCTACGGCAGATATGATCGCCTTCGTGCCCAAGGATAAGCGCACAGGGGATCATTCCATGGAGATCTCTTCGGAGCGTATCGCCCGGATTCTTGCCGGAGAGACGGATGACTGGTTCCCGAAACGCGAAGGCGTTGACTTCTATCACCGCTACAAGGAGGACATTGCTCTATTCGCCGAAATGGGCTTCAAGGTGTTCCGGTTGTCGATTAACTGGGCACGGATTTTCCCGAACGGCGATGATGCCGAGCCTAACGAGCAGGGGCTGCAATTCTACGACGATGTATTTGATGAACTGTTGAAATACGGCATTGAGCCGCTGGTTACTCTCTCGCACTATGAGACTCCGCTCGGTCTTACACAGAAGTATAACGGCTGGGCCAGCCGTGAAGTGATTGGCTTCTATGTGAAGTATGCTGAGACTGTATTTACACGTTACCGGAAAAAAGTGAAGTACTGGCTGACCTTCAACGAGATCAATGTCATGCTGTTTAGCCCGTATACCGGAGGCGGTATTCTTACAGACCGCGTGGAGAACAAGCTGCAAGCGGTCTTTCAGGGGCTGCACCATCAGTTTGTAGCAAGCGCCTTGGTCACCAGACTGGGACATGAGATTATTCCAGGCTCGCAGATCGGCTGTATGCTGGCCCGTATGGAGAGCTACGCGAATACCTGCAATCCGGCGGATGTGCGTAAGAGACAGCAGGAGGACCAGCTGAATCTGTTCTTCACGGATGTGCATGCGCGCGGTAAGTACCCGCGTTATATGAACCGTTATTTTGCCGAGAACCAGATTGAGATTATCCGTGAGCCGGGGGATGATGAGCTGCTTGCTGCGAATACAGTAGATTTCATCTCGTTCAGCTATTATATGACGCTTACGGTGTCTGCAGGTCCGGAGGGTGAGGCGACTGAAGGAAATCTGCTGGGCGGTATCAAGAACCCGTATCTGAAAGCCTCTGATTGGGGCTGGCAGATTGATCCTGTGGGTCTGCGCATTACCCTGAACAACCTGTACGACCGTTACCAGAAGCCGTTGTTCATCGTAGAGAACGGGCTGGGTGCCTATGACAAGGTGGAGGAAGACGGATCGATCCATGACCATTACCGGATTGATTATTTGCGGGAACACATCAAGGAGATGAAGGAAGCGGTTAAGGACGGCGTGGAGCTGATGGGCTATACGGCCTGGGGCCCGATTGACCTGGTGAGCATGTCGACCTCGGAAATGTCCAAGCGCTACGGCTTCATCTACGTAGACCTGGACGACACGGGAAGCGGCACGCTGAACCGCAGCAAGAAGGATTCGTTTGAGTGGTACAAGCAGGTGATTTCGTCGAACGGTGAAATATTGTAGGTGAAATGGGGCAAGCTTAAGAAGCACAGGCCTTAATAAAACGTTTTCATAAAAGTGTTGTCATATTTACAATGATATGCTAAGATGCTGCTACAGGTAGAATAACTGGATTGTTACTGTTCATTCAGGCAAAACCAGAAACGGGCACTCTTTTGATGCCGTTTTGGTTTTGCCTTTTTTAACACAATAATGTTGTATCCCCGCGCCTGCGGGAGATTATATTACTCTGACGGTGTAAGGTGATGGAATGAAAATTGCTAAGGTGCTCAACAACAATGTGGTCACCGTACTCGATGCCAGCGGGAAGGAACGGGTCGTAATGGGCCGTGGTATCGCCTTCAAGAAGCAGGCAGGGGATGCTGTTGAGGATGCTCAGGTCGAGAAGGTATTCGCCCTGGAGAATAAAGAAGGTTCACAGAAGCTGATGTCGCTTCTCTCGGAGATCCCGCTGGAATATGTGGAATGCACCGATGAAGTGATCCGTTATGCCGAGACGGTGCTCGGGGAGAAGCTGCATGACAGCATCTATATCTCACTGACGGACCATATCCATTTCGCCATCGACCGCCACCGTCAGGGGCTTCAAATCAAGAATGCACTGCTGTGGGAAATCAAGCGGATGTACCGCAAGGAGTTCTCCATTGGACTCAAGGCGCTGCAAATTATCGAGGAACGGCTTGGGGTTCTGCTGCCGGAGGACGAGTGCGCTTTCATCGCGATGCATCTGGTTAATGCGCAGATGAACGGTGAGATGCGGGAGACGGTAAGTATCACGAATATCGTGAAGGACATCTTGAATATTGTCCGGCGGAGCTTCCTGATTGAGCTGGATGAAGAATCACTCGGGTATTACCGCTTCCTGACCCATCTGAAGTTCTTTGCGCAGCGGGTGGTTCAGGGCACTCCGATGGAGGAGCGGGACCAGGATCATGCGCTGCATGATCTGGTCATGAAGCAGTACCCGGCTGCCCATGCGGTTGCGGTGAAGATAGCGGACTATTCCCGCAAGATATACAAACGGGTCTTGTCCAAGGAAGAAATATTGTATCTGACCATTCATATTGAACGGATTATCCGTAGTGGGGATATAACAGAATAATGTGGTGCAGGATTGCTACTCGATACAGAGGCAAAACCTAAACCCGGACAGTGCTGGAGGCAGAAGACTGCCTTTCCCCGCTGATCGGCGTTTAGGTTTTTTTAAATATAAAAATTTATATGTTTCACGCTATAAATTATCCTTCTATTTCTCGCTGAAACGGTACCGTCCTTTAAAAGGACGGCGAAGCCGTTTCTGCTTGTGCGGAAAACATACTACATCTAAGGAGCAACATCTTATGAATACAAAAGAGCTGTCCAAAGAAATATTGAAGCTTGTTGGCGGAGAAGACAATATCGATCAGGTAACCCACTGTATGACCCGTCTGCGCTTCAACCTGAATGACAACAACCGTGCGGACAAAGCGGCCCTGCAGAAGACGGACGGGGTAATGGGCGTGATGATTAACGGCGGGCAATTCCAGGTCATTATCGGCAATGATGTCCCGGTGGTCTACAATGAGCTGATTGGCAATATGTCCGTTTCTCCTGAGAAGAAGGCTTCCGCTGACAAGGTGGAGAAAAAGAAGCAGAATCCGCTGAGCAAGCTGTTTGACTTCATCTCGGGCATCTTCACACCGATCCTGCCGGCCATTACCGGTGCGGGGATGATCAAGGGGATTGTCGCCCTGCTTGTCGCAGTAGGCTGGATGGGAACGGAGAACTCCACGTATATCATACTATCGGCAATCGGGGACGGCGCCTTCTACTTCCTGCCGATTGTTCTGGCCATCAGCGCTGCCCGTAAGCTGGGAAGCAATATGTACATCGCTGCTGCGATAGGGGCGGCCATTCTGCATCCGACTGTCACCACACTGCTGGGGTCCGGAGAGCCTGTTACCTTCGCTTCACTGCCGGTGGTAGCTGCAACCTACGCTTCGTCCGTCATTCCGATTGTGATTGCCGTATGGCTGGCCTCCTATGTGGAAAAAGCCGTTGATAAAGTAACCCATGCTTCCCTGAAGCTGATTATCGTTCCGACGGTTACGCTGCTGGTCATTGTGCCGCTTACCCTGATTGCCGTAGGCCCGCTGGGAGTAATTATCGGGGATGGCCTGACTGGAGGGATCAGCTGGCTGTTCGAGAATACGGGATTGTTCGCAGGCCTGCTGCTGGGCGGAACCATGTCGCTGCTGATCATTACCGGGATGCACTATGCCCTGATTCCAATCATGATCGCATCCATTGCACAGCTTGGCTATGACTATATGATTCCGATTATGATGGTAGCGAACTTCGCCCAGGCGGGCAGTGCGCTTGGTGTCTCGCTGAGAACGAAGAACAGCAAGCTGAAGTCCCTCTCCCTGTCCACAAGTATCACGGCCTTCATGGGAATTACAGAACCGGCTATGTACGGTGTAAATATGCGTCTTAAGAAACCGTTCATCTCTGCCCTGATCGGCGGAGCCGCCGGTGGTGCGTTCCTCAGCTTGTTCAAGGTAAAAGCGTATGTCATCGGCGGACTCGCCGGACTCTCCGGCATTCCGATGGTTCTCGGTGCGACCTTTGTCTATTCGGTCATCGGCTTCGCCATCGGGGCGGCAGTTGCTGCGATTGTCACTTATATTCTCGGTTTCGAGGATGAGCCGGAAGCTGCTGCTGCGCCTGCGGTGACTCCTGCCGAGCCTGTAGTATCTGCCGCTAACACTACTGTAATGGGCGCTGCTGCTGAGTCTACGATGGTGAATCAAGAGGTATTCAGTCCGATTGCCGGAGCGGTGAAGCCGCTCAGCGAAGTGAGCGACCCGGCCTTCTCGGAGGAGATCATGGGTAAGGGGTATGCGATTCAGCCGTCCGAAGGCCGCGTAGTCTCGCCGGTTCAGGGAACGGTGTTCTCGCTCTCGAAGAGCGGACATGCCATTGGTCTGGTCAGCGACAGCGGAGCGGAAATGCTGATCCATATCGGCATCGACACGGTGAAGCTAAAGGGCCTGCATTTCTCGCCCAAGGTAACCGCCGGAACCCGGGTGGCTGTCGGCGATCTCCTGATGGAATTCGATCTGGCCCAGATCGAGAAGGCGGGCTATAGTACGATTACGCCGGTTATTATTACGAACATCCAGCAGTACCAGTCCATCCAGTCTGCTGGCGCCACCTCGGTTAAGGAGAAGGAGCTGCTGTATACGGTGCTTGCTTAGGGCGAGCCATGAGCAAATAAGCGAAGGGCTGGGGGCTTGGAGTGAATGAGCGAAGAGCAAGGTATAGAACAGTAGGATGTTCTAGAGTATAGATCAGGTAAGTGGATAGAGAAGGTACAAAGGAGTTGTCGCTCGCAGCAGGTCTGCGTGCGGACAACTCCTTTTTGGCTTGTATAGTTGCCGGAAGGGAAGGGAAGTAGGCCGGATGGGTGTGGAAAACTGTGTACAATGGTTGGGCAGTCGAGCGTGAACGCCTCATGGTTGCGTGAATGCCTATGTAAGGCGCGCGGGCCTACAGCTTGCCCGCGCTGATCTCCGCGATCGCCGAATACTCGATCAGCGCCGCTTGTCCGGCGGCCGTGAGCGTGTAGCGGCCACGCTGCACCCGGAAGAACCACGCATAGTAGTTCTTCTGCAGGATCGCAGCGGCGCCGGGCACGCCGCTGCGCTTCCGCAGCGCGGCGGGCGTGACGCCGCGCGCGCTCTCCGCCCGGCTGCGCGCAGCAGCCGGGCCCGCACCCGCAGCAGCGTCCTCCGCTGCTGCTGCGGTACCCGCGGCCGCCGTCTCCCCGGCGGCCAGGGCAGTGCCCGGCGCGCCGCTTAGCGCCGCGCGCCCTCCGCCGAGGCCGGCCGCTCCGGCGGCTTCGGCCTCCAGGGCCTGCAGCGCGAGTGCTACGCGCAGCGCCTTCTCGCGGTAGGCCGTCACGAGCTTGACGCGCGTGCTGCCGCCGGTGTTGTAGTCTCCGCTGCGCTCGCGGAACTCGTAGAGCAGTCGCTCGCGGCGGCGGACGGCGCTGCGGGCCTGCGGCGGCGCCTCGCCCGGCTCCGCGAGCACCTCGACGAGCGGGGCCTTCGTCTTGTAGAAGACGACGGTGATCAGCCCCAGGCCGAGCCGGCGGCACAGTCCGGTGAGCTCGCCCCAGCGCTGGTTGACTGCGCCCTTCTTCTCCCTGACGCGTTCTACCGCGAGGTAGACGTTAGGGCTGAGGCGCAACCGTTCAATCCCCTGCAGCAGCAGGGCGAGATTGAACGATTTTTTCATCTCCACAATGAGCGGCTGCTCCTCGTCCTCCCGGATGCCCACCAGATCACAGGTCCGCACCTCACCCTTGATGTCATAGCCTTGCCGCTCAAAAAAACTCTTCAAAGGAGCATACAGCTCCGTCTCCTGCTTGATCGCCATTCTGTATTCACTCCTGCCCTGAATTGCAGCGTAATTATTCTATAGAAATCATGATTCTCTATTATAGCACAGCAAAAAAGAGGTCAACTATTCCGGGCTCGCCGCATAGGTATGTAATACACTTTCTAAGCTTGGTGGAGCA is part of the Paenibacillus sp. FSL M7-0420 genome and harbors:
- the trmL gene encoding tRNA (uridine(34)/cytosine(34)/5-carboxymethylaminomethyluridine(34)-2'-O)-methyltransferase TrmL, with protein sequence MALHIVLVEPEIPANTGNIARTCAATGTHLHLVHPLGFRTDDATLKRAGLDYWHAVNIEYHNSFSEVLEKYQEGRFFYATTKAKKRYSDFAFRDGDFFVFGKETKGLPAEILEAGQETAMRMPMSEAVRSLNLSNSAAIVVYEALRQLDFPQLF
- a CDS encoding AbrB/MazE/SpoVT family DNA-binding domain-containing protein, whose protein sequence is MKPAGVVRKVDQLGRIVLPKSLRKRYQMNEGDPVEILVQGDHIILERYRPKCVFCGSMEGVSEYKDRYICSSCLTEMTQLPKHA
- a CDS encoding glycoside hydrolase family 1 protein, encoding MATVLNGFPEHFLWGGATAANQLEGAFDQGGKGLSTADMIAFVPKDKRTGDHSMEISSERIARILAGETDDWFPKREGVDFYHRYKEDIALFAEMGFKVFRLSINWARIFPNGDDAEPNEQGLQFYDDVFDELLKYGIEPLVTLSHYETPLGLTQKYNGWASREVIGFYVKYAETVFTRYRKKVKYWLTFNEINVMLFSPYTGGGILTDRVENKLQAVFQGLHHQFVASALVTRLGHEIIPGSQIGCMLARMESYANTCNPADVRKRQQEDQLNLFFTDVHARGKYPRYMNRYFAENQIEIIREPGDDELLAANTVDFISFSYYMTLTVSAGPEGEATEGNLLGGIKNPYLKASDWGWQIDPVGLRITLNNLYDRYQKPLFIVENGLGAYDKVEEDGSIHDHYRIDYLREHIKEMKEAVKDGVELMGYTAWGPIDLVSMSTSEMSKRYGFIYVDLDDTGSGTLNRSKKDSFEWYKQVISSNGEIL
- a CDS encoding response regulator transcription factor encodes the protein MTKVWQVVIVGCHPTSMLGTKLILEDEEGLTVDGMFATWEECLAGMEELRPDLVLSDYQMHDGTVEQVLPDMKKSSPCSHIIIMTEENDKEIFLPLIELGASGVLSKGATPGQLLQMIRGIREGFLSIPLEWIEKGFRPVASSRGLEGVLQLTQTEMFIMERIVQGITYDKIALEIEVSRRSIDNYLRKIYVKLEVSTRAQAIEKFALFSRQNKQIYA
- the serC gene encoding 3-phosphoserine/phosphohydroxythreonine transaminase, whose amino-acid sequence is MLSKRAYNFNAGPAALPLAVLERAQAEFVEFRESGMSIMEMSHRGAIYESVHNEAQERLLSLLGNPQGYKVLFIQGGASTQFAMVPMNLIAEGQVGSYVMTGSWADKALKEAKLTGGGHVAASSADKKFLAIPELSSIKAADNAAYLHITSNETIEGTQYAQYPDAGNIPLVADMSSDILSRDFDVNQFGLIYAGAQKNLGPSGVTVVIAKEELIASSPANIPTILRYDTHYKNNSLYNTPPSFSVYMVNEVLKWIEEQGGLAGTEAKNRDKAGLLYDYIDGSDGFYRGVAEEGSRSIMNVTFRMQSEELEKQFIKASEAEGFVGLKGHRSVGGLRASIYNAVPHESVKALADFMKHFRQTQG
- a CDS encoding aminotransferase-like domain-containing protein; its protein translation is MKYEFSSRAHTLLSSPLLSIRKETRRGTLISLAEELPAEELFPLSLLSEAASTVISTDASALQYGEPEGYGPLREWLTGDWLRSKGVAVADGGVLLTTGSQQAIDLLCRVYIDPGDHVLVENPTSPGILQALRMQGAVIIPVQGDGDGLLPDHLRRTIRSYRPKMLFAAPSFTNPSGVLWSLARRQEILELCISHNVLIVEDDSYGDLHFQRSEGHPSKKYPTLYALENVSEGGHVLYIGSFSKTVAPALRTGWAAGSRELIGMMAAAKQMADWQSSSLNQRLLHHLLSVSAFDLREHIALLNREYNTRLKLMAELLKRPAWKNSVYDMPAGGMFLWVSLPEGLDAMALLRASLTKGVAFLPGPLCSVSGGSDRIRLNFSHPGRDELLLGMNLMSEAVTEFTARS
- a CDS encoding phosphodiester glycosidase family protein; translation: MMTPVKRVNRFFMLLTAPLFGLLLCLWLYQPPLELKLNTAPFAADPGPVNETAQLKQDLAVAKSYAAYTIDSIGTSAQLYKQTTNAMNALVSTATAQTSRPERIYNRRISSRLGIPADVISSDRITIELYRLNPGNYTAYAMKIKLKDSSAMKMSLAGDGTGASETTLQAVNRYGASAGINAGGFADQNGKRYPLSTTIVGGEYLYGFEPSYKDLSFVGLNKSGQLIGGKFTSRDQLDQLEPVFGATFVPVLLKNQSKTAIPLKWQLAPKRAPRTIIGNYKDNQLLILVADGYNENGNSGATLAELQDKLYNLGVIDAYNLDGGGSSSMIFRGKVINRPSDGNLRRVPTNFLFFK